The proteins below come from a single Hyphomicrobium denitrificans ATCC 51888 genomic window:
- a CDS encoding LpxI family protein yields MTGPADRIGIIAGSGSLPREVAESVVARGGHVHVVMVSGAADASLAMFPHTVVNWAQPGRATAALKAAGVRDVVMLGGFQRPDFRSARPDIAFFQVLPSVLRFLKAGGDDAVLRGLVALFERRGLNIVGVRDVARDLTVAEGVLTGPPLSSQNSTDAEKGFALIAALGRYDIGQAAVIANGRVEAIEGAEGTDRMLKRVAEARRAAGNSKQGGVLVKRPKPGQDLRVDLPAIGPNTIENIASAGLAGVAVMAGHVLAAERERMIALAGTRGVFVAGILEAPEPALSSDEPDTRAPGWLGSVAIDARAMPDIRRGAGILAACGKFETGTAAIIDHGRVIAVGTSESPIEVIEHVASLRKGDRRRGVIVVAPSQKLDDALLRTAAKYKFAGVAKLGETMNTAIDGATVRLADSLGLFISETGAPARV; encoded by the coding sequence ATGACGGGGCCGGCGGATCGCATTGGGATTATCGCAGGCTCTGGATCGCTGCCGCGTGAGGTCGCGGAAAGCGTCGTTGCGCGCGGCGGCCACGTTCACGTCGTGATGGTCAGCGGCGCCGCCGATGCGTCGCTCGCGATGTTTCCCCATACGGTCGTCAACTGGGCGCAACCCGGCCGCGCGACGGCGGCGCTGAAAGCGGCGGGCGTTCGCGACGTCGTGATGCTCGGCGGATTTCAGAGGCCGGATTTTCGTTCCGCGCGACCTGACATTGCATTCTTCCAGGTTCTGCCTTCGGTGCTGCGCTTCCTGAAGGCGGGCGGCGACGATGCCGTTCTGCGCGGGCTCGTCGCTCTGTTCGAGCGGCGCGGCTTGAACATCGTCGGCGTTCGCGATGTTGCGCGCGATCTGACCGTTGCCGAGGGTGTGCTGACGGGGCCGCCGCTGTCGTCTCAAAATTCAACCGACGCAGAAAAGGGCTTCGCGCTGATCGCCGCGCTCGGACGCTACGACATCGGGCAGGCGGCGGTGATCGCCAACGGGCGGGTCGAAGCCATCGAAGGTGCGGAAGGGACGGATCGCATGCTGAAGCGCGTGGCGGAGGCGCGCCGCGCGGCTGGCAATTCCAAGCAAGGCGGCGTTCTCGTGAAGCGGCCGAAGCCGGGACAGGATCTTCGCGTCGATCTGCCCGCGATTGGACCGAATACGATCGAGAACATTGCATCTGCTGGGCTCGCAGGTGTCGCGGTCATGGCCGGACATGTGCTCGCAGCCGAGCGGGAGCGGATGATCGCGCTCGCTGGAACGCGCGGGGTGTTCGTCGCCGGAATTTTGGAAGCGCCGGAACCAGCCCTGTCGTCTGACGAGCCGGACACGCGAGCCCCGGGCTGGCTCGGTTCTGTCGCGATCGATGCGCGCGCGATGCCTGACATTCGCCGTGGTGCAGGCATCCTCGCAGCGTGCGGCAAGTTCGAGACCGGCACCGCAGCCATCATCGATCATGGACGCGTCATCGCGGTGGGCACATCGGAATCGCCCATCGAAGTCATCGAGCACGTTGCGTCGTTGCGAAAAGGTGACCGGCGCCGAGGCGTCATCGTCGTCGCGCCGTCACAGAAACTCGACGATGCGCTGCTACGCACGGCTGCGAAGTATAAGTTCGCAGGCGTCGCGAAGTTGGGAGAGACGATGAACACCGCAATCGACGGCGCAACCGTGCGGCTGGCGGACAGTCTCGGCCTTTTCATCAGCGAAACGGGAGCGCCCGCGCGTGTCTGA
- the lexA gene encoding transcriptional repressor LexA: MLTEKQKDLLMFIHERMQERGVPPSFDEMKDALDLRSKSGIHRLITALVERGFIRRLPHRARAIEVIKLPENQIAAATSATPAAPRGFQPSVITGTGPKQNVTPPPSHVIDARTVSVPVMGRIAAGTPISAIQNHTHDIAVSPDILTNGEHFALEVKGDSMIEAGIHDGDTVIVRRCNTAENGDIIVALVEGEEATLKRLRKKGSTIALEAANPEFKTRIFGPDQVDIQGRLVGLLRRY, translated from the coding sequence ATGCTGACGGAAAAACAGAAAGACCTGCTGATGTTCATTCACGAACGCATGCAGGAGCGCGGCGTGCCGCCGTCCTTCGATGAGATGAAGGACGCTCTCGATCTCCGTTCCAAATCCGGCATTCACCGGCTGATTACGGCGCTTGTGGAGCGCGGCTTCATTCGCCGCCTGCCGCATCGGGCCCGCGCGATCGAAGTAATCAAGCTTCCGGAAAACCAGATCGCCGCCGCGACTTCCGCGACGCCTGCCGCGCCACGAGGGTTCCAGCCGAGTGTTATTACGGGAACCGGCCCAAAACAAAATGTGACGCCACCGCCATCGCACGTCATCGACGCGCGGACGGTTTCCGTTCCGGTCATGGGCCGCATCGCCGCCGGCACGCCGATCAGCGCCATTCAGAACCATACGCACGACATTGCCGTGTCGCCTGACATCCTGACCAACGGCGAGCACTTCGCGCTTGAGGTCAAAGGCGATTCGATGATCGAGGCCGGCATTCACGACGGCGATACAGTCATCGTGCGCCGCTGTAATACGGCCGAGAACGGCGACATCATCGTGGCCCTCGTCGAAGGCGAGGAAGCGACGCTGAAGCGGCTTCGCAAGAAGGGCTCGACGATCGCACTCGAGGCCGCCAATCCGGAATTCAAGACGCGCATCTTCGGTCCCGATCAGGTCGATATTCAAGGACGGCTCGTCGGCTTGCTGCGGCGCTACTGA
- a CDS encoding ComEC/Rec2 family competence protein, producing the protein MSVNARDLDAALIAAPSHGTRSLALALEREREQFFLWSPVCFGAGIAAYFALPVEPQLIVAFVPLVLAIILRLASTRGSLPSAILAGLLLAGLGFAVTKLRVETVRAPVLTKTLRNAEIIGTVTLVEVKYPRGQRLTVASASIAGLAPEATPAVVRVRTMSSQSKAKPGDRVRLKANLSPPAKPALPGGFDYARTAWFDQVGAVGYAFAPPAIEAHADGGTLTAQYRRGIETLRQLIATRIRAVLPGETGEIALALITGERGGISAETNNAFKNSGLFHILSISGLHMVIMAGALFYSVRLLLAAIPFFALRLPIKKIAAAIGILGALGYLAISGGAFATVRSALMILIIFGAVLIDRPAMALRNIALAAFLILIVFPESLLDAGFQMSFAAVTALVAAHELLTRFLGTNSRPHPVARVVKFFGEIIASTLIASVAVAPFAAYNFHQSQQYAVLANMIAIPICNIIVMPAALGAMILMPFGLEWIALKPMAWGIEGMAWCANMVGALPGAVGHLPEIPTIAFALMLIGGLWLTLWRTRIRLVGAGLALLGLVATPWMPRPDVLVAQKGMLVAVRDASGKLSSLPAHGAKYDLERWLEYDGDGRSARDAQAGGAFSCDAVGCIAHVKGATVAVARHPAAVADDCLNADILILDDPKPADCAVPGTVIDVFDRWRNGAYALYLARDEASPEPRVRLETVAAHRGERPWSVLPKRRSSNAAGAADPPATLPKPRILDAAGTVAAKRGDPSTSGADNAPPEPRALHDDDPGELAGMDDGQDAQ; encoded by the coding sequence ATGTCCGTCAACGCGCGCGACCTCGATGCTGCGCTGATTGCCGCGCCCTCGCACGGGACGCGAAGCCTTGCGCTTGCGCTCGAGAGGGAGCGTGAGCAATTCTTTCTCTGGTCGCCGGTTTGCTTCGGCGCCGGCATCGCGGCCTACTTCGCGCTGCCCGTCGAGCCGCAACTCATCGTCGCGTTCGTGCCGTTGGTTCTGGCGATCATTTTGCGGCTGGCATCGACACGCGGTTCGCTGCCGTCGGCCATCCTGGCGGGACTCCTTCTCGCGGGACTCGGGTTCGCCGTCACCAAGCTTCGCGTCGAAACGGTTCGCGCGCCGGTGCTGACGAAGACGCTGCGCAATGCCGAGATCATCGGCACCGTGACGCTCGTCGAGGTCAAATATCCGCGCGGCCAGCGGTTGACCGTCGCATCGGCATCGATTGCCGGCCTCGCGCCGGAAGCGACGCCCGCGGTCGTCCGTGTTCGGACGATGTCGTCTCAGTCGAAGGCCAAGCCGGGTGACCGCGTACGCTTGAAAGCAAACCTGTCGCCGCCCGCGAAGCCTGCGCTACCGGGAGGTTTCGATTACGCGCGCACGGCCTGGTTCGATCAGGTTGGAGCGGTCGGCTATGCCTTCGCGCCGCCCGCGATCGAGGCGCATGCCGACGGCGGTACGCTGACGGCGCAGTACCGGCGTGGCATCGAAACGCTCCGCCAACTGATCGCCACGCGCATTCGCGCCGTGCTTCCCGGCGAAACGGGTGAGATCGCGTTGGCGCTGATCACCGGCGAGCGCGGCGGCATCAGCGCCGAGACCAACAACGCCTTCAAGAATTCCGGGTTGTTTCACATCCTGTCGATCTCGGGCCTGCACATGGTGATCATGGCGGGCGCGCTCTTCTATTCCGTTCGACTGCTCCTCGCCGCGATTCCGTTTTTTGCTTTACGGCTGCCGATCAAAAAGATTGCCGCCGCGATCGGAATTCTCGGCGCGCTGGGCTATCTCGCCATCTCGGGGGGCGCATTCGCGACGGTCCGCTCGGCGTTGATGATCCTCATCATCTTCGGCGCGGTGCTGATCGATCGTCCGGCGATGGCGCTCAGAAACATCGCGCTCGCCGCATTCTTGATTCTTATCGTCTTTCCCGAAAGCCTCCTCGACGCGGGCTTCCAGATGTCGTTCGCGGCCGTGACGGCGCTCGTCGCGGCGCATGAACTGCTGACGCGTTTCCTCGGAACGAACTCACGGCCGCATCCGGTCGCGCGCGTCGTGAAATTCTTTGGCGAGATCATCGCATCCACGCTGATCGCCAGCGTCGCCGTTGCGCCGTTCGCCGCCTACAACTTTCATCAAAGTCAGCAGTACGCGGTGCTGGCGAACATGATCGCCATTCCGATCTGCAACATCATCGTGATGCCGGCGGCGCTCGGCGCCATGATTCTGATGCCGTTCGGGCTGGAGTGGATCGCGCTGAAGCCGATGGCTTGGGGCATCGAGGGCATGGCGTGGTGCGCGAACATGGTGGGTGCTCTTCCGGGCGCGGTGGGACACCTGCCGGAGATTCCCACCATCGCGTTTGCCTTGATGCTCATCGGCGGTCTGTGGCTGACGCTCTGGCGGACGCGCATCCGGCTTGTCGGCGCGGGCCTTGCGCTGCTCGGGCTCGTCGCGACGCCGTGGATGCCGCGGCCGGACGTGCTCGTCGCGCAGAAGGGGATGCTGGTCGCTGTGCGCGACGCGTCGGGCAAGCTTTCGTCGCTGCCCGCGCACGGGGCGAAGTACGACCTCGAACGCTGGCTCGAATACGACGGAGACGGACGATCGGCGCGCGACGCTCAGGCTGGGGGCGCGTTCAGTTGCGACGCGGTCGGATGCATCGCGCACGTCAAGGGCGCGACCGTCGCCGTTGCGCGGCACCCGGCAGCTGTCGCCGACGATTGCCTCAACGCCGATATCCTCATCCTGGACGACCCGAAGCCGGCCGACTGCGCTGTCCCGGGAACCGTGATCGACGTGTTCGATCGCTGGCGCAACGGCGCCTACGCGCTTTATCTCGCGCGCGACGAGGCGAGCCCCGAGCCGCGTGTTCGATTGGAGACGGTCGCGGCGCATCGCGGCGAACGGCCGTGGAGTGTTCTTCCGAAGCGTCGGTCTTCGAATGCTGCGGGCGCTGCCGATCCGCCTGCAACGTTACCGAAGCCGCGTATCCTCGATGCGGCAGGAACCGTCGCGGCCAAACGCGGCGACCCATCGACGTCCGGCGCGGACAACGCTCCGCCGGAACCCCGAGCGTTGCATGACGACGACCCCGGCGAACTCGCGGGTATGGATGACGGCCAGGACGCTCAGTAG
- the gltA gene encoding citrate synthase — protein sequence MNIHDSNAAKGGEGPNKPNATMTVDNKQVELAVRTGSIGPDVIDVGNLFKQTGCFTYDPGFTSTANCKSAITYIDGDKGELLYRGYPIDQLAENTNFLAVCYLLLYGELPNNTEFINFRRTITSHTMVHEQMTRFFTGYRRDSHPMSVMVGTVGALSSFYHDSTDISDPTQREIASHRMIAKMPTIAAMTYKYAMGQPFIYPRNDLDYTSNFLQMCFAVPCEPYVVNPIISRALDRIFILHADHEQNASTSTVRLAGSSGANPFACIASGIACLWGPAHGGANEAALNMLKEIGSVDRIPEFVKKAKDKNSGFRLMGFGHRVYKNYDPRAKVMQKTCHEVLDALGHGDDPLLKIALELERIALQDEYFIEKKLYPNIDFYSGITLRAMGFPVELFTVLFAVARTVGWIAQWKEMIEDPEQRIGRPRQLYIGPPRRDFPAPG from the coding sequence ATGAACATTCACGACAGCAACGCGGCCAAGGGCGGAGAAGGCCCTAACAAACCGAACGCGACGATGACGGTCGACAACAAGCAGGTCGAACTCGCCGTTCGCACCGGCTCGATCGGGCCGGACGTGATCGACGTCGGCAACCTCTTCAAGCAGACCGGTTGCTTCACGTACGATCCGGGCTTCACGTCGACGGCGAATTGCAAGAGCGCCATCACGTATATCGATGGCGACAAGGGCGAGCTGCTGTATCGCGGCTACCCCATTGATCAGCTTGCTGAGAATACGAACTTCCTCGCGGTGTGCTATCTGCTGCTCTACGGAGAGCTACCGAACAACACCGAGTTCATCAACTTCCGCCGCACCATCACCAGTCATACGATGGTGCACGAGCAGATGACCCGCTTCTTCACCGGCTACCGGCGTGACTCGCATCCGATGTCCGTGATGGTGGGCACCGTCGGCGCGCTGTCGTCGTTCTATCACGACTCGACCGACATCTCGGATCCAACCCAGCGCGAGATCGCCAGCCATCGCATGATTGCGAAGATGCCGACGATCGCGGCGATGACCTACAAGTACGCGATGGGTCAGCCGTTCATCTATCCGCGCAACGATCTCGACTACACGTCGAACTTTCTGCAGATGTGCTTCGCGGTGCCGTGCGAGCCGTATGTCGTCAATCCGATCATCTCGCGCGCGCTCGATCGCATCTTCATCCTGCACGCCGATCATGAGCAGAACGCTTCGACCTCGACCGTGCGCCTCGCGGGGTCGTCGGGCGCCAACCCGTTCGCCTGTATTGCCTCGGGCATCGCGTGCCTCTGGGGACCGGCTCACGGCGGCGCCAATGAAGCCGCACTGAACATGCTGAAGGAGATCGGCTCGGTCGATCGCATTCCGGAGTTCGTCAAGAAGGCGAAGGACAAGAACTCCGGCTTCCGGCTGATGGGCTTCGGTCATCGCGTCTACAAGAACTACGATCCGCGCGCCAAGGTGATGCAGAAGACCTGCCACGAGGTGCTCGACGCGCTCGGCCACGGCGACGATCCGCTGCTGAAGATCGCGCTCGAACTCGAACGCATCGCGCTGCAGGACGAGTATTTCATCGAGAAGAAGCTCTATCCGAATATCGATTTCTATTCGGGCATCACACTTCGGGCGATGGGCTTCCCGGTCGAGCTGTTCACGGTGCTGTTCGCGGTTGCGCGCACCGTCGGCTGGATCGCACAGTGGAAAGAAATGATCGAAGATCCGGAGCAGCGCATCGGGCGTCCGCGCCAGCTCTACATCGGTCCGCCGCGCCGCGATTTCCCCGCTCCCGGCTGA
- the lpxB gene encoding lipid-A-disaccharide synthase: MSDASHKQTGEKELRLFLVAGEHSGDALGGKLIAALKQRYDGTLTLAGVGGEDMAHEGFASLFPIEDVAVMGPMSILPRLPRIMRRVYQTVDAALAFKPDAVVIIDSPEFTHPIAKRIRKRAPDIPIIDYVSPSVWAWRPGRAKRMRRYVDHVLALLPFEPDAHARLGGPACTYVGHPLIEKLDAIERADGAALSRRLGLAAEKPVLLVLPGSRTSEVTRLVDVFGDAVARVSAQQPIEVVIPAVRHVRDLIVAKTATWAVRPHIVDAASADKYAAMRLARAALAASGTVTLELALAQTPSVVAYRVDKLIANLRFLLKVPSVVLANLVLGKNVYPEYLQEACTAEALSAAILPLLGDTPERRAQLEALAGTPGKLRLASSSPSIAAADTVLAVVSAQPGAGKSRRGGPM, from the coding sequence GTGTCTGACGCGTCTCACAAGCAAACCGGCGAGAAAGAGTTGCGGCTGTTCCTCGTCGCAGGCGAGCACTCGGGCGACGCGCTCGGCGGCAAACTGATCGCTGCGCTCAAGCAACGGTACGACGGCACGCTGACGCTCGCGGGCGTCGGCGGCGAGGATATGGCGCACGAAGGATTTGCCTCGCTGTTCCCGATCGAAGACGTCGCCGTGATGGGACCGATGTCGATCCTGCCACGCCTGCCGCGCATCATGCGGCGTGTGTATCAGACCGTCGACGCGGCGCTCGCGTTCAAGCCCGATGCCGTCGTCATCATCGACAGCCCGGAGTTCACGCATCCGATCGCGAAACGCATTCGCAAACGCGCGCCCGATATACCGATCATCGATTACGTGAGCCCGAGCGTCTGGGCATGGCGGCCGGGTCGCGCCAAGCGCATGCGCCGCTACGTCGATCATGTCCTGGCGCTGCTGCCGTTCGAGCCTGATGCACACGCGCGCCTTGGCGGACCGGCCTGCACGTATGTCGGTCATCCGCTGATCGAGAAGCTCGATGCGATCGAACGCGCGGACGGTGCGGCGCTGTCACGGCGGCTCGGCCTCGCTGCGGAAAAGCCCGTGCTGCTCGTTCTACCCGGCAGCCGCACATCCGAGGTCACGCGCCTCGTCGATGTCTTCGGCGACGCCGTGGCGCGGGTTTCGGCACAACAGCCGATCGAGGTTGTCATTCCGGCGGTGCGCCATGTCCGCGATCTCATCGTCGCGAAGACGGCAACCTGGGCGGTGCGACCGCACATCGTCGATGCGGCATCGGCCGACAAATACGCCGCCATGCGGCTCGCGCGCGCCGCGCTCGCAGCCTCCGGCACGGTCACGCTCGAACTGGCGCTGGCTCAGACGCCAAGCGTCGTCGCCTACCGTGTCGACAAGCTGATCGCCAATCTGCGGTTCCTGCTCAAGGTGCCGAGCGTCGTGCTGGCGAACCTCGTCCTCGGAAAAAACGTCTATCCGGAATACCTGCAGGAGGCGTGCACGGCCGAAGCGCTCAGCGCCGCCATCCTGCCATTGCTTGGCGACACGCCCGAGCGGCGCGCGCAGCTTGAAGCGCTCGCCGGGACGCCCGGGAAGCTTCGTCTTGCTTCCTCGAGCCCCAGCATTGCCGCCGCCGATACGGTTCTGGCCGTCGTCTCCGCTCAGCCGGGAGCGGGGAAATCGCGGCGCGGCGGACCGATGTAG
- the gltX gene encoding glutamate--tRNA ligase, with translation MTETATSSAPVVRFAPSPTGYLHIGGARTALFNWLYARGRNGKFLLRIEDTDRERNNEQAIAAILDGLAWLGLSWDGEAVSQFARADRHRDVAAELLKRGAAYHCYASPAEIDAAREKAKAEGRPLIFLSPWRDRDPKDAPKDVKPVVRLKAPREGETVVEDHVQGHVVFPNKDLDDLIILRSDGNPTYNLAVVVDDHDMGITHVVRGADHLTNAARQTQIYQGMGWAVPEFAHVPLIHGADGAKLSKRHGAQGVEEFRAMGYLPEALRNYLVRLGWSHGDDEIISAENLLRWFDIDGINKAPARLDFKKLDDLNGHYIRAASDEDLARQVREMLPHLDFKALSDIAIDPKAPARSDIALAREVLRQLPHVATGTELANLFAAKGWDVFLRAIPALKERSKTLTELIAGALFIVAERPIRFEDKAAKLLNGEGRASNAAALKILSAIPENDWKAPTLEAAVKAHAEATGAKLGSIAQPLRAALTGRAVSPPVFDVLELLGRNEVLARISDASVV, from the coding sequence ATGACTGAGACCGCGACTTCCAGTGCGCCCGTCGTTCGATTTGCGCCCTCCCCTACCGGATATCTTCACATCGGCGGCGCGCGCACGGCGCTGTTCAACTGGCTCTACGCGCGGGGCCGTAACGGCAAATTCTTGCTGCGCATCGAGGACACGGACCGCGAGCGCAATAACGAGCAGGCAATTGCCGCCATTCTCGACGGCCTGGCTTGGCTCGGTCTCTCCTGGGACGGGGAGGCCGTCTCGCAGTTCGCCCGTGCCGACCGGCATCGCGACGTCGCAGCCGAGTTGCTGAAGCGCGGCGCGGCCTATCACTGCTACGCCTCTCCCGCCGAGATCGATGCGGCGCGCGAAAAGGCGAAGGCGGAAGGACGCCCGCTGATCTTTCTGTCACCGTGGCGCGACCGCGATCCGAAAGATGCGCCGAAGGACGTCAAGCCGGTGGTGCGTCTCAAGGCGCCGCGCGAGGGCGAGACTGTCGTCGAAGATCACGTGCAGGGGCATGTCGTGTTTCCGAACAAGGATCTCGACGATCTCATCATCCTGCGGTCGGACGGCAACCCGACGTACAATCTCGCCGTCGTCGTCGACGATCATGACATGGGTATCACGCATGTCGTGCGCGGCGCCGATCACCTGACCAACGCCGCACGTCAGACGCAGATTTATCAAGGCATGGGCTGGGCGGTTCCCGAGTTCGCGCACGTGCCGCTGATCCACGGGGCGGACGGCGCCAAGCTCTCGAAGCGACACGGCGCGCAAGGCGTCGAAGAATTCCGCGCGATGGGATATTTGCCCGAAGCGCTGCGCAATTATCTCGTGCGTCTCGGTTGGAGCCACGGCGATGATGAGATCATCTCGGCGGAGAACCTCCTCCGCTGGTTCGACATCGACGGCATCAACAAGGCTCCGGCGCGGCTCGACTTCAAGAAGCTCGACGATCTCAATGGTCACTACATTCGCGCTGCATCCGACGAGGATCTCGCTCGTCAGGTTCGCGAGATGCTGCCGCATCTCGATTTCAAAGCGCTGAGCGACATCGCAATCGATCCGAAGGCGCCCGCGCGCTCCGACATCGCGCTCGCGCGAGAAGTCTTGCGTCAGCTGCCGCACGTCGCAACCGGAACCGAGCTTGCGAATTTATTTGCAGCAAAAGGGTGGGATGTTTTCCTTCGCGCGATCCCCGCACTGAAGGAGCGTTCGAAAACTCTGACCGAGCTTATTGCCGGCGCGCTATTCATCGTCGCCGAGCGGCCGATCCGCTTTGAGGATAAGGCGGCGAAGCTGCTGAACGGCGAGGGCCGGGCATCGAACGCTGCGGCACTCAAAATTCTTTCGGCCATTCCCGAAAACGATTGGAAAGCGCCGACGTTGGAGGCCGCCGTTAAAGCTCACGCCGAAGCAACGGGCGCGAAACTCGGCAGCATCGCGCAACCGTTACGCGCGGCGCTCACCGGGCGCGCCGTTTCTCCGCCGGTGTTCGATGTGCTGGAACTTCTTGGCCGGAACGAGGTTCTTGCCCGGATTTCGGACGCGTCCGTCGTATGA